Proteins from one Impatiens glandulifera chromosome 2, dImpGla2.1, whole genome shotgun sequence genomic window:
- the LOC124927722 gene encoding probable ATP synthase 24 kDa subunit, mitochondrial encodes MALTSRILSKSNQLHAGRILTQHHGVSAHFFSSGAPPKPLKGDEMLKNIFLDVKNKFETAIGVLRKEKITIDPKDPAAVKHYANVMKTVREKADLFSESQRIEYTIQTRTQGIPDARSYLITLKEIRIRRGLNDQLGAEALMMDALEKVEKEIKKPLMRDDKQGMALLTAEFEKINKKLGIRKEDMPKYEEELELKIAKAQLEKLDKDATEAMETLKKRDEFKDEEPVEVKSLDIRNFL; translated from the exons ATGGCCTTGACATCTCGCATCCTATCGAAATCCAACCAG TTACATGCTGGACGCATACTTACTCAACACCATGGTGTATCTGCTCATTTCTTTTCCAGTGGAGCTCCTCCTAAACCGCTTAAGGGAGATG AGATGCTGAAGAACATTTTCTTGGATGTGAAAAACAAATTTGAGACGGCCATTGGAGTTCTTCGGAAGGAAAAGATCACCATCGATCCTAAAGATCCTGCTGCTGTTAAGCATTATGCAAATGTGATGAAGACTGTTAGAGAAAA GGCAGATTTATTTTCTGAATCCCAACGTATCGAGTATACCATTCAAACACGCACACAAGGTATCCCAGATGCTCGCTCATATCTTATAACTTTGAAGGAAATAAGGATCAG GAGAGGGCTAAATGATCAACTTGGTGCGGAGGCTTTGATGATGGATGCGTTAGAAAAGGTTGAAAAAGAGATCAAAAAACCTTTGATGAGGGATGATAAGCAGGGAATGGCTCTTCTTACAGCAGAGTTTGAAAAGATCAACAAGAA ACTTGGAATTCGCAAGGAAGACATGCCCAAGTATGAAGAAGAGTTGGAACTAAAAATTGCCAAAGCACAGTTGGAGAAGCTGGACAAGGATGCTACTGAAGCTATGGAAACACTAAAGAAAAG